One genomic segment of Cellulophaga sp. HaHaR_3_176 includes these proteins:
- a CDS encoding UDP-N-acetylmuramoyl-L-alanyl-D-glutamate--2,6-diaminopimelate ligase: MTLLKDILFGVSLISVSGSTSVMVNKLCFDSRLVLMDDVFIAIRGTITDGHNYIEKAINLGAKVIVCEAMPDTIVNEITYIQVDNGNKALAIMASNYYGNPSGNLKLVGITGTNGKTTVSSLLYQLFKKAGFKVGLISTIKIMVDDNEYKTSHTTPDALTINSHLQLMNEVGVEFCFMEVSSHGIHQKRTEGLVFEGAIFTNLSHDHLDYHKTFAEYRDTKKILFDQLPKKAFALTNVDDKNGPVMLQNTKARKYTYALKSFADFRAQILENQFSGQLLKIDGDELWSKLIGDFNAYNMLAIYGAASLLGLEKLEILRLLSELENVDGRFQYYISKEKITAIVDYAHTPDALKNVLDTINALRTGNENVITVVGCGGDRDKSKRPVMGHIASEMSTTAIFTSDNPRTEKPDVIINEMEAGVEAQNVRKFLSIENREQAIKTACQLANAHDIILIAGKGHETYQETNGVRIDFDDYEIVQNLLISLNK; the protein is encoded by the coding sequence ATGACATTATTAAAAGACATATTATTTGGGGTTAGTTTAATATCTGTAAGCGGTTCTACATCGGTTATGGTGAATAAGCTATGTTTTGATTCTCGATTAGTACTAATGGATGATGTTTTTATTGCTATTAGAGGTACAATTACTGATGGTCATAATTATATAGAAAAGGCTATTAATTTAGGTGCTAAGGTGATTGTTTGTGAAGCTATGCCGGATACTATTGTAAATGAAATTACATATATTCAGGTAGATAATGGGAATAAAGCATTAGCAATAATGGCTTCAAACTATTACGGAAACCCTTCTGGAAATTTAAAGTTAGTTGGGATAACTGGTACTAATGGTAAAACAACAGTAAGTAGTCTGTTGTATCAGTTATTTAAAAAAGCAGGGTTTAAAGTGGGGTTAATATCAACTATAAAAATAATGGTTGATGATAACGAATATAAAACTAGCCATACAACGCCAGATGCTTTAACTATAAATAGTCATTTACAGTTAATGAACGAGGTAGGTGTTGAGTTCTGTTTTATGGAAGTGAGTTCGCATGGTATTCATCAAAAAAGAACCGAAGGTTTGGTTTTTGAAGGAGCCATATTTACAAATCTTTCGCATGATCATTTAGACTATCATAAAACATTTGCAGAATATAGAGATACTAAAAAAATACTTTTTGATCAATTGCCTAAAAAAGCTTTTGCTTTAACGAACGTTGATGATAAAAATGGCCCTGTAATGTTGCAAAATACTAAGGCTAGAAAATATACTTATGCATTAAAATCTTTTGCAGATTTTAGAGCACAAATTTTAGAAAATCAATTTAGTGGCCAATTATTGAAAATTGATGGCGATGAACTTTGGTCAAAATTAATTGGAGATTTTAATGCCTATAACATGTTAGCAATTTACGGAGCAGCTAGTTTGTTAGGCTTAGAGAAATTGGAAATATTAAGGTTGCTAAGTGAACTTGAAAATGTAGATGGTAGATTTCAATACTACATTTCAAAAGAAAAAATCACAGCAATAGTTGATTATGCGCATACGCCAGATGCATTAAAAAATGTGTTAGATACAATTAATGCACTTAGAACAGGAAATGAAAATGTAATTACTGTTGTAGGTTGTGGTGGTGATCGAGATAAATCTAAGCGCCCTGTTATGGGGCATATTGCTTCTGAAATGAGCACTACTGCCATTTTTACATCTGATAACCCTAGAACGGAAAAACCAGATGTAATAATTAACGAAATGGAAGCAGGAGTTGAGGCGCAGAATGTAAGAAAATTTTTATCGATAGAAAATAGAGAACAGGCAATTAAAACGGCTTGTCAACTAGCAAATGCTCATGATATTATTCTTATTGCAGGTAAGGGGCATGAAACTTATCAAGAAACAAATGGAGTTAGGATAGATTTTGATGACTATGAAATAGTGCAAAATCTTTTGATAAGCCTAAATAAATAA
- the rsmH gene encoding 16S rRNA (cytosine(1402)-N(4))-methyltransferase RsmH, with the protein MSYHNPVLLSESVDGLNIKEDGIYVDVTFGGGGHSKEILSRLGEKGKLFAFDQDEDALKNTLDDERFVLIHENFRFITQFLKFYGIKKVDGILGDFGVSSHQFDVAERGFSTRFDADLDMRMSKRNAISAFEVVNSYTYDDLRRVLFEYGDLRNANAMATTIIAKREEESIKTTDQLKTLLKQYLPARVEHKILAQIYQAIRIEVNQEIEVIKEFLLQVPDLLNEEGRLSVISYHSLEDRLVKRFIRAGLFEGEPEKDFYGNISVPLKKVGGLVVPSKKEIAVNNRARSAKLRIAEKARIKKK; encoded by the coding sequence ATGAGTTATCATAATCCAGTTTTATTGAGTGAGTCTGTAGATGGGCTTAATATTAAAGAAGATGGCATTTATGTAGATGTTACGTTTGGTGGTGGTGGTCATTCTAAAGAAATATTAAGTAGGCTAGGCGAAAAAGGCAAATTGTTTGCTTTTGATCAAGATGAAGATGCTTTAAAGAATACACTTGATGATGAAAGGTTTGTGTTGATACATGAAAATTTCAGATTCATCACTCAATTTTTAAAATTCTACGGAATAAAAAAAGTAGATGGTATTCTGGGTGATTTTGGTGTTTCTTCTCATCAGTTTGATGTTGCGGAGCGTGGTTTTTCAACTCGTTTTGATGCAGATTTAGATATGCGTATGAGTAAGAGAAATGCAATTTCAGCTTTTGAAGTTGTAAACTCATATACTTATGATGATTTAAGAAGGGTGTTGTTCGAATATGGTGATTTGCGAAATGCAAATGCAATGGCTACAACTATAATAGCAAAAAGAGAAGAGGAGTCAATAAAAACTACAGATCAATTAAAAACATTATTAAAGCAGTATTTGCCAGCTCGCGTAGAGCATAAAATATTAGCTCAAATATACCAAGCTATTCGTATAGAGGTAAATCAGGAAATTGAAGTGATAAAAGAATTTTTGTTACAAGTGCCCGATTTATTGAATGAAGAAGGAAGATTGAGTGTCATAAGTTATCACTCTTTAGAAGATAGATTGGTAAAGCGATTTATTAGAGCGGGGCTTTTTGAAGGGGAGCCTGAGAAAGATTTTTATGGGAATATAAGTGTTCCTTTAAAAAAAGTAGGGGGGTTGGTAGTTCCATCAAAAAAAGAAATAGCAGTAAACAATAGAGCGCGTAGTGCGAAATTAAGAATAGCAGAAAAAGCTAGAATAAAGAAAAAATAA
- a CDS encoding penicillin-binding protein, producing MAVTEKNILTRLYVVAGFLFILAVAVVVKLVSIQMVDGEKYRQLAEDRTEKVFTITPNRGNLYSADGSLLATSVSRFNIRFDAVTVKDGDFKENIKPLSLALSKLLGKPSSYYEKLLRKAKVNKNRYALIARNLDYSDYVQIKKFPLFEKGPNRGGIVIEQRTVREHPLGKIAERSVGYERFDAEGHATRVGLEGAFTEYLSGEKGSRLKQKIAKGQWKPIGMDNIVEPKDGYDVYSTIDVNIQDIAHHALLGQLEKYKADHGCVIVMETKTGEVKAISNLGRTEGGKYYERLNYAIGESHEPGSTFKLMSMVVALEDKVIDTNTVIDTEKGLYKVYNKTVRDSKWGGYGKVTAAKAFEISSNTAFAKIINNSYKDNPEKFVDRLMNMGLNKKLDLPIKGEGKPVIRYPGDKGWSGISLAWMSHGYEVSLTPLQTLTFYNAIANDGEMVKPRLLKEVKEWNKSIEKFDKEVINPSICSKETIGKVQEMLKNVVEKKHGTGHSLYSPNFSMAGKTGTCQKDYVSKDPNKLKYISTFAGYFPADNPKYSCIVVIHEPDKSVGYYGADVSGPVFKSVAQKIYATSPLVDEIDELDVKDGNLDKKYQQYYALSNEKHSTVPNVEGMSGMDAISILENLGLKVKVTGVGSVKKQTSKGVNIKEVEQIVLELS from the coding sequence GTGGCAGTAACAGAAAAAAACATATTAACAAGATTGTATGTGGTGGCAGGTTTCCTGTTCATCTTAGCTGTTGCTGTGGTTGTAAAACTGGTTAGTATTCAAATGGTTGATGGTGAAAAGTATCGCCAACTTGCTGAAGATAGAACGGAGAAAGTTTTTACAATAACACCTAACCGTGGTAATTTATATTCTGCAGATGGTAGTTTGTTAGCGACATCTGTTTCTCGATTTAATATAAGGTTTGATGCTGTTACTGTTAAAGATGGTGATTTTAAAGAAAATATAAAGCCTTTGTCTTTAGCGCTTTCTAAATTATTAGGTAAACCTTCTTCGTATTACGAAAAGCTATTGCGTAAGGCTAAAGTGAATAAAAATAGGTATGCTTTAATAGCAAGAAATTTAGATTATTCTGATTATGTGCAAATTAAAAAATTCCCGCTTTTTGAAAAAGGACCAAATAGAGGAGGTATAGTTATAGAGCAACGAACGGTGCGTGAGCATCCGTTAGGAAAAATTGCAGAGCGTAGTGTTGGCTATGAGCGTTTTGATGCTGAAGGTCATGCTACAAGAGTAGGGTTAGAAGGTGCATTTACTGAGTATTTAAGTGGAGAAAAAGGAAGCCGATTAAAGCAGAAAATAGCAAAAGGTCAGTGGAAACCTATTGGTATGGATAATATTGTAGAGCCTAAAGATGGTTACGACGTGTATTCTACAATTGATGTTAATATACAAGATATAGCACATCATGCGCTTTTAGGTCAATTAGAGAAATATAAGGCAGATCATGGTTGTGTAATTGTAATGGAAACCAAAACTGGTGAAGTTAAAGCAATCTCGAATTTAGGTAGAACAGAAGGTGGTAAGTATTACGAGCGTTTAAATTATGCAATTGGCGAATCGCATGAACCAGGTTCTACATTTAAATTAATGTCAATGGTTGTTGCTTTAGAAGATAAAGTAATAGATACTAATACTGTAATAGATACTGAAAAAGGTCTTTATAAGGTATATAATAAAACAGTTAGGGATTCTAAATGGGGTGGCTACGGAAAAGTTACGGCAGCTAAGGCATTTGAAATTTCTTCGAATACTGCTTTTGCAAAAATAATAAACAATAGCTATAAAGATAACCCTGAAAAATTTGTTGACCGCTTAATGAATATGGGGTTAAATAAAAAGTTGGATTTACCAATAAAGGGAGAAGGTAAGCCAGTTATTAGATATCCTGGTGATAAAGGTTGGTCTGGTATTTCTTTAGCGTGGATGTCTCATGGGTATGAAGTTTCATTAACACCATTACAAACATTAACCTTTTATAATGCAATCGCAAATGATGGTGAGATGGTGAAACCTAGACTTTTAAAAGAAGTAAAGGAATGGAATAAATCAATTGAAAAATTTGATAAAGAGGTGATTAATCCTTCTATATGTTCAAAAGAAACAATTGGTAAGGTGCAAGAAATGCTGAAGAATGTCGTAGAGAAAAAACATGGAACGGGTCATAGCCTTTATTCTCCTAATTTTTCAATGGCAGGTAAAACGGGTACATGTCAAAAAGATTACGTTTCAAAAGATCCAAATAAATTAAAGTACATATCAACTTTTGCGGGTTATTTTCCTGCAGATAATCCGAAGTACTCTTGTATTGTGGTTATACATGAACCAGATAAAAGTGTGGGGTATTACGGAGCTGATGTTTCTGGACCTGTATTTAAGTCTGTGGCTCAAAAAATATATGCAACATCGCCATTAGTTGATGAAATTGATGAGTTAGATGTTAAAGATGGCAATTTGGATAAAAAATACCAGCAATATTATGCTTTGTCTAATGAAAAACATAGTACAGTACCTAACGTAGAGGGTATGAGTGGTATGGATGCTATTTCGATATTAGAAAACCTTGGTTTAAAAGTTAAGGTTACTGGTGTGGGTAGTGTAAAGAAACAAACATCAAAAGGTGTAAATATTAAAGAAGTAGAACAAATAGTTTTAGAGCTGTCATGA
- a CDS encoding FtsL-like putative cell division protein, producing the protein MRKGILDILKGKFLVSGDAPKNWIFIIFTSFLAAAMIASSHSADSKVHQIAALNEEVKELRSEFIDGQTDVQKLKLESEILKTVSEEGLFPSETPPFKIRVKSAK; encoded by the coding sequence GTGCGAAAAGGAATTTTAGACATTTTAAAAGGAAAATTTTTAGTAAGCGGCGATGCTCCTAAAAATTGGATTTTTATAATCTTCACTTCTTTCTTAGCGGCAGCTATGATCGCAAGTTCGCATAGTGCAGATAGTAAAGTACATCAAATAGCGGCTTTAAATGAAGAGGTTAAAGAATTGCGAAGTGAGTTTATTGATGGGCAAACAGATGTTCAGAAGTTAAAATTGGAATCTGAAATATTAAAAACAGTAAGTGAAGAAGGATTGTTTCCGTCGGAAACACCTCCTTTTAAAATAAGAGTTAAATCAGCTAAATAG
- the mraY gene encoding phospho-N-acetylmuramoyl-pentapeptide-transferase, whose amino-acid sequence MLYYLFEFLEKNYQIPGAGLFQFITFRAALAVLTSLLIATVYGKKIIVFLQNKQIGETVRDLGLDGQKQKAGTPTMGGLIIILATLIPVLLFARLDNIYVILLIVTTIWMGIIGFVDDYIKIFKKDKEGLKGKFKILGQVVLGLIVGTTLYFHPEVTMKERSKTVITPSYTVEKQVGAEIKSTKTTVPFFKNNELDYTSFISWMGDGAKEYAWLIFIPIVIIIVTAVSNGANLTDGIDGLAAGTSAIIVLTIGILTWISGNIIFANYLDIMFIPRAGELVVFVGAFLGALVGFLWYNTFPAQVFMGDTGSLTIGGVIAVIAIIIRKELLIPVLCGIFFAESISVMLQVGYFKYTKKKFGEGKRVFLMAPLHHHYQKKGYHESKIVNRFWIIGILLAIITIVTLKVR is encoded by the coding sequence ATGTTATATTACTTATTCGAATTTTTGGAAAAAAACTATCAGATACCTGGTGCTGGGCTATTTCAGTTCATCACATTTAGGGCTGCTTTAGCTGTGCTTACATCGCTATTAATAGCAACGGTATATGGTAAAAAAATTATTGTTTTTCTTCAAAATAAACAAATAGGTGAAACTGTTCGTGATCTTGGCTTAGATGGGCAAAAACAAAAAGCAGGTACACCTACAATGGGTGGTTTAATCATCATTTTGGCAACATTAATTCCTGTTTTATTATTTGCTAGATTAGATAATATATATGTTATCCTTTTAATTGTTACAACAATTTGGATGGGTATTATTGGTTTTGTGGATGATTATATAAAAATCTTTAAAAAAGATAAAGAAGGTTTAAAAGGAAAGTTTAAAATTTTAGGTCAAGTAGTGTTGGGTTTAATAGTAGGTACTACGCTATATTTTCATCCTGAGGTTACTATGAAAGAGCGTAGTAAAACAGTGATAACACCTTCTTATACTGTTGAGAAGCAGGTTGGTGCAGAAATTAAATCTACAAAAACTACAGTTCCCTTTTTTAAGAATAACGAGCTTGATTATACGAGTTTCATTTCTTGGATGGGAGATGGGGCTAAAGAATATGCGTGGTTAATATTTATTCCTATTGTGATAATTATAGTAACAGCAGTTTCTAACGGTGCAAACCTAACGGATGGTATCGACGGCCTTGCGGCAGGCACATCTGCAATAATTGTCCTCACAATTGGTATTCTAACTTGGATATCTGGTAATATCATATTTGCGAATTATTTAGATATCATGTTTATACCTAGGGCAGGAGAGCTTGTGGTTTTTGTCGGGGCTTTTCTGGGTGCTTTAGTTGGGTTTTTGTGGTATAACACATTTCCTGCGCAAGTATTTATGGGTGATACGGGTAGTTTAACAATAGGTGGTGTTATTGCTGTAATCGCAATCATTATTAGAAAAGAATTATTAATACCTGTTTTATGTGGAATTTTCTTTGCAGAGTCTATTTCGGTAATGTTACAGGTAGGGTATTTTAAATATACTAAGAAAAAATTTGGAGAAGGAAAGCGTGTTTTTTTAATGGCGCCTTTGCATCATCACTATCAAAAGAAAGGCTACCACGAAAGTAAAATAGTGAACCGCTTTTGGATTATTGGTATTCTGCTGGCGATAATAACTATAGTAACCTTAAAAGTACGATAG